TCTCCGCAGCACTCAACGCCGCGGCATCAGCACTGGTACCGCCACCAGAACCAGCCTGTACGCCGCCCTGCCCGTCGCCTGCCGCTGCAGCCCCGACCTCACCCCAGCCGCCAGTCCCCGAACCACTCGCGCTGACCCCACCAGTACTCGAGCCCCCGGCCGCGCCCGTGTCCAAGTCATCAGACCCCACAGCTCCCACCGCACCCCAGGTGCCGGCTGCAGCGTTGTTCGCCCCGTTCTCGCCCCAAGCCCCAGCTCCAGCAGACGACGGAGTCCACCCACCGGCCCCAGCGGCGGTGCCACCAGCCCCGGTCGTCTCCTCGGCGTCGCCGGCCTCCTCCGCACCGGTCGCCCCGCCACCCCACGCAGCACCAGAGCCCGCCGTACCGGCTGCAGTTCCACCGGCGTCCGTCGTCTCGGCCGTGGCCCCACCGCCCCAAGCAGCACCGCCGCCGGAACCAGAGCCCGTCGTACCGGCCGGAGACCCACCGGCGTCCGCCGTATCGGCCGCGGCCCCGCCGCCCCAGGCTGCACCGGAACCAGACGCCGCCGTACCGGCCGCAGTCTCACCGGCGCCCGCACTACCGTCCGCGGCCCCGCCGCCCCACGCTGCACCGGAACCAGTACCGCCAGCAGTCTCGCCGCCACCCGTAGCACCGGCCGCGGCTCCGCCGCCCCACGCCGTACCGCCGCTCTCGTTCCCAGCGCCCTCAGACGTGCTCGACCAGCCCGCCGTGCTGATCTCCTCGGTGGCGTCCTCCGGCTCGGAGGTGGGCTCGTCCGGCGTCTCGCGCTCGGTCTTGTTGGTCCACTGCGTCCCGTCCCACCAGCGGATGGTGTCGGGCTGTCCGGTGGGGTCCGGATACCAGCCGGGGGGAGGGTTGCTCATGGGTTCACCGTAACTTCAGCGGGGTGTCAGTCTGGCCACGCGATCCAGCCTCAGAGACCATCCTCCTGGCCCAGGCTGAACGCGGCCTCGAGGTCGTGCGTCGAGTACGTCCGGAACGCGATGTGCGTCTCCGTGCTCTGCACCCCCGGCACCCGGTTCACATGGTCCGGAATCACGGTCGCCAGGTCGTCGTGGTGAGCCACCCGCACCATCGCGATCAGATCCAGCCCGCCGGTCACCGAGTACACCTCGCTGACGCCCTCGATCGCCGCGACCTGCTCGGCCACCTCAGGAATCCGAGCCACATCCGCCTTGATGAACACGATCGCCGTGACCATGACGTCCTCTCCGTAGTTCCCCGCAACCCCTACCGCGCTGAAGCATAGTTCCGCCGCGACCTCCCTCGCCGCCCGGACAGCCTCACCTGTGGACAACCAGCCGAAGTTCACCGCCGTACGCCGTACAGCCGACCTGGCGCCGAGGACGGATCAGCCGATCACCGGCCACACGTCATCACGTCCGCCAACGGCGCGCAGCGGCCGGGTCGGGCATCCGGTTCAGCGTCGCCGTATCCGCCGCTGGATATCCGCCGTCTCCGGGCGCGTTGACTGACGCGTAGTTCGATGACTGACGCGGTGTACCGCGCCAGTCGTGGCATTCGGCTGCAGTCGTCCTGAACGGCGGCACTCGGTGATCCCGCGGGTGGTCGCGGCGACCTTGTGCACGGTCCAGCCGGATTCGTGACGAAACTGCGGCTGGGTGGTGCTCAAAGCGCGAGCTGGCGGGGACGGATGCGGTCGCCGACGCCGCTGGGTGTGCGGACCGTTCGGACCAATGCGGCCGCCGACTGGGCCGGAGCGGCTGAGGTCGGCTATCGGCTGGGCGGGAGCTGCTGGTCAGCGGCCGGGAGCAGCCGGGTCACGTGCCGACTCGGGCCGGGCCGAGTGGGCGCATCGAGCGGCGCCGGCGTTCGGACGGGTGGTGGTGGTCCTCGGAGCGGGGCGGGTCGAGCCGGCGCAGGTGGCGGCCGGCGCCGCTGATGGGGCAGGTCCAGGTGCCGTTCATCTCGACCAGGCGGATGCCGGGCTGGTCGAGCCAGCGCAGGACCAGCTCGATCTCCTCGGGAGAGGCGGTGGCGACCGGGCCGATGCCGGGGAGGACGGTTTCGGCGGAGGCGCGGAGCATGTCGAGGTACTTGCGGGGGTCTGTGCCGCGGACGGCGATGCCGGCGGCGGCCAGGCGGCCGTGGCGGACGACGTGGAGCTCCCAGCCGCCGTCCTCGGTACGCCGGGCGGCGCAGATCTCCGGGCAGCTGGTGACGGCCGCCATCCGCTGCATCTTCGCGCTGCTGCGGACGAAGGCCCCGAGCCGGTCCCGGTGCAACGCGGCGTCCTCGAAACGCTCGTCGGCGGACAGGACGTCGATCCGCCGCGTCAGCGCCTCGATCACCGGGCTCGGGTCGGTCACCAGCGCCGCCCGCAGCCCTTCCACGAACGCGCCGTACGCGTCCATGTCGATCCGGCCGTCGCACGGCGCGACGCAGCGGCCCATCTCGGCCAGCACGCACGGCGACATCCGCGGCGCACGCGACATCCGCGGCGTGCACTGCCGGATCGGGAAGGCCTCGTGCAGCGCGGCCATCGCCCGCTCGGCGGTCTTGCGCGAGCTGAACGGCCCGAGGTACCCCGCGCCGTCGTCCTTCAGCTGCTTGACCAGCGACAACCGGGGGAACGGTTCGACGGTGACCTTCAGCCAGTGCTGCCGCTCGGGGAACTTCGACCTCCGGTTGTACCGCGGTTTGTGCTCCGCGATCAGCCGCAGCTCGCGCACCTCGGCCTCCAGCGACGTGCCGCACTCGATCCCGCGCACGCCCGACGCGATCCCGATCATCTCGCCGATCCGGGTCCGCGTCTCCGAGGCGGTGAAGTACGACCGGACGCGGGTCCGCAGGTCCTTGGACTTGCCGACGTACAGGACCTCGCCGCGGTCGTCGGTGAACAGGTACACGCCAGGGGCGTGCGGCAACGACTCGGCCAGGTGCCGCTTCTTCCGTACGGCGGGCGCGACGCGCGCCGAGAACGTCTGCAGGTCCTCCAGCGTCTGCACGCCGAGCGAGCCGACCCGCTCGAACAGCCCGTGCAGTACGTCGACCGTGGCGCGCGCGTCGGACAGCGCGCGGTGGTTCGGCGTCGTCGTCGCGCGGAAGAGCTTCGCCAGCGTGCCGAGTTTGCAGTTGGGCACCTCGTCCGGCGTGAGCACCCGGCGGGCCAGCAGCGCGGTGTCGACGACCGGGAAGTCGGGCCAGTCGTACCCGTGCACCTGGCTGTCGTGCTTGAGGAAGCCGACGTCGAACGGCGCGTTGTGCGCGACCAGCACGCAGCCGCGGGCGAACTCCAGGAACGCCGGCAGCGCCGAGCCGATCCGCGGTGACGTGGCAACCATCACGTCGGTGATGCCGGTCAGTACGGCGATGAACGGCGGGATCGGCTCGGACGGGTTGACCAGGGTCTGGAACTCGCCGACCAGCTCGCCGGCCCGGACCTTGACCGCGCCGATCTCGGTGATCCCGGAGTCGCCCGGCGCGCCGCCGGTGGTCTCCAGGTCGACCACGCAGAAGGTCACGTCGCGCAGCGGGGTCCCGAGGTCGTCGAAACTCGGCTGCACGCCACGGATCGGCGCGAGCGGTCCGGGCGCCGGGGCAGCGGCGGGATCCGGCGAGGGGCTGCTCATGGCCACGACGCTAGAAGCCCCCACCGACAATTCCTGCGCTGACACGCGGCCCGACCGACTACGCTGCCCGTATGCGTATTCAAGCGATCACCGTGATTCCGGGCCCGGTGCCCGGCCGCTGTGGTCTGCATCACTGGCTGAGCCAGACCTCCGTCCGGGCCGGACTGCGGACCGGTGACTGAGGCAGGCACCGCCGCCGGGTCCGCTACCACCGCCTTGCCCGAACCGGTCCGGCAACGGGTCGTCGCCCTCGCCGCCCAGGCCCTCGGCCAGCTGCCCGCGACCGACATCCCGGCCCCGCTGCGGCGGTTCGCCAGCTTCGCTCCGGCCAAGCGGGCCAAGCTGTCGGCGTCCGTGCTGGGCCCGATCCTCGCGACCGACGAGCACTTCCGCCGGCTGATCGCCTTCGAGGTACGCCGGGAGCACCCGGAGCTCGGCGACGCGATCGCCGAGGGCGTACCGGTCCCTGCCGCCGAGCCGGTCGAGGCAGCCGCCCTGGCGTACCTGCTGCGTCCGGACGACTGGGAGGAGCGGGTGACGGCGGCTGCCCAGGTGCAGCCGGCCACGCCCGTCGTTGACGACCAGGTGGTCAGCCGCCTCAACGACCAGCTCGACCAGGCCCGGACCGAGACCCGCCAGGTCCGTGAGCGGCTGCGCGAGCAGGTCACCGAGCTGAAGTCGGAGAACGTCACCCTGCGCCGCAAGCTGAACGAGGCGCGCCAGCGGATCACCGGTCTGCAGAGCGAGCTCGAGCAGCGGACGATCGAGGCGACCACTGCCGACGAGCGGGTCGCCGCTGCCCGTGCTGAGGTCGAGCGGGAGGTCCGCAAGCTGCGGGCCCGCGTGACCGAGCTGGAGGCCGTTGAGCACGCAGCACGTCGTACGGCGGGCCAGGAGCGGGAGATGGCGTCCACACGGACCAGACTGCTGCTGGACACGCTCGTAGAGGCTGCCGGTGGGCTACGGCGCGAGCTGGCGCTGCCGCCCGGCGGAGAGCTCCGCCCTGCCGACACCGTCGCTGGTGTCGAGCCGTCGGCGTCACCAGTCGGGCGTACGGCGCCCGACGACGATCCCGCGCTGTTCGACGAGCTGCTGGCGTTGCCGCAGGTGCACCTGATCGTCGACGGGTACAACGTCACCAAGACCGTCTGGCCGAACTCGCCGCTGCACTCGCAGCGGCAGCGACTGGTCACCGCGCTCGGCGCGCTGGTGGCGCAGCGCCGCGTGGAAGTGACGGTGGTGTTCGACGGCGCGGAGCTGTCCGGACCGGTCCAGCTGACCCCGCCGCGCGGCGTGCGGGTCCGGTTCAGCCCGGCCGGTGTGATCGCCGACGAGGTGATCAGGCAACTGGTTCGCGCCGAGCCCGCGGGCCGGCCGATCGTGGTCGTCTCGTCGGACCGTGAGGTTGCCGAGAGCATCATCCAGCTCGGCGCCCGGGCGCTGTCCGCGGTCAGCCTGATCGCCCGCATCGCCCGTCCCTGAAGCCGATCCCGCCGTCCGCCGGGAGGAACGGCCCGATCCTGCGATCGCCGAAGCCGACGGCACCATCCCCGCGGCCGTGACGCACCGGAATTCCGCGCCGGCGCGAAAACTGTCGGCGGGGTTCTTTAGCGTCCTTCTCAGCCGGATGCAAGTCCGGCCCTTCCCCACTTGGAGGACGCTGTGCTGATCGACTGCGACGCGTGCGTGATGAGAGGCCCGGGCTGCCGGGACTGCGTGGTCACGGTGGTGCTCGGCCTGACGGCCGAACCGGCGCCGGAGCTGCGGATCGACGACGACGAGCGCGCGGCGCTCGACGTACTGGCCCAGTCCGGTCTGGTGCCACCGCTGCGGCTGGTCCATGCCGTCGGCAGTGTCGAGCCGGATGTTGCCACGGAAGGAGAATCGGCCGCCGACGCTGTCTGATCCCGCGTACGGGTCGCGCGTGCACCGCGACCGGTACGGCAGGGGCAAGGGTTTGCCCACGTTAATTTTGGATCAAACCCGAGGGGCGAATTGCACCGGTCACGAATCGGTTACTACTGTTACCTCTCGTTGCCTCAGCGTGTCGGTCTACCGGACCGGCCGGGCAGCAACCAGCCGAAGGGTGACCCACCGGCTGGCGGCGGATCTGCTGGGAGTAGGTTCGGCGCCACGAACGTGCGGTCGACGGGGACGGCGCGAGCAGAGGAAGGGACCGACCGGGCTGTGTCCACCGGACGCATCAACCGCACCAAGGGAATCGCTCTCGCCGCCATCACCAGCTCCGCCGTCGTCGCGGGGCTGCTGTTCTTCCAAGGCGCCGCGGACGCGGACCCGAAGCCCACGCTGGATCAGGCGAAGGCCCAGGTAGCGGCACTGCAGCACAAGGCCGAGCAGGCCGGTGAGTCCGCCAACGATCTGCGTGGTCAGATCAAGGCGTCGAACGACCGGGTGAAGGCGCTGCAGACCGGGATCAAGAAGCAGCAGGCCCAGGTCGACGCGGTGAAGCGGCAGATCGGCTCGCTCGCGGTCGCCGGGTACCAGACCTCCGGGATGACGACGACGGCGCAGCTGCTGCTGTCGACGAACCCCGACCAGTTCCTCAGCCAGGCCTCCACCGCCCAGGCGTACGCCGGCCAGCAGAACTCCGCGCTCCGCAAGTTCCAGGCCGCCCAGGGCAAGCTGGCCGACCTCCAGGCCAGCGAGCAGACCGAGCTGGCCGCGCTGCAGGCCGTGCAGGCGCAGCAGAACGGCCTGAAGAAGCAGATCCAGACCAACCTGGACGCCGCCGAGAAGGTGCTCGGCAAGCTCAGCGACGCCGAGCGGGAGCGGATCCAGGCGGAGAACGAGAAGGAAGCCGACGAGGCCCGCGAGCAGCGGACCAGCCGCAGCGGCCGGATGGACGACGAGGACGACGACAAAGAGCTGCCGAACGTTCCGGCCAGCGGCCGCGCGGCGGCCGCGGTCAACTACGCGATGGCCCAGCTCGGCGACCCGTACGTCTGGGGTGCCGAGGGTCCGAGCTCGTTCGACTGCTCCGGCCTGACGATGGCGGCCTGGAGCCGCGCCGGCGTCTCGCTGTCGCACTCCTCGAAGGCGCAGATCAACGAAGGCCGCCGGGTCAGCAAGAGCCAGCTGCAGCCGGGCGACCTGGTGTTCTTCTACAGCCCGATCAGCCACGTCGGGATGTACATCGGCAACGGCCGGATGGTGCACGCCAGCCGCCCGGGCAAGCCGGTCAAGACCGAGTCCATCAACGTCATGCCGTACAGCGGCGCGGTCCGCCCGGGCTGAGCAGGCGCGGGTTCAGATTCGTGATCGCGGCTCCGGGGAAGTACCCCCGGGGCCGCGTCGTTTCACCACCGGTGTGTTCTCCTGTCGGGGAGGACGCCTAAAGTGACTCCCCGGACGGGGGCAGGTGAGCAGCAAGGGGCCGAGGTGAACGAGGACCAGCGCGACACGACGCCGCTGCCTGCCGTTCCGCCTCGTGGCGACCCCGCGGGCAAGCCGCCGTCGGACCAGACGACCGTGGTCATCCCCGCCCAGCACGCCGCACGCCGCCCGGAGAAGACTCCGGTCACAGGTGGCGGCTGGTGGGACGACGCTCCCGCAGGCGAGATCAAGACCGCAGCTGAACGGCCGGCGCCGGCCACAGCAGATCCTCAACTTGCTCTTCTCGGAAGCAGTGACAAACCCCCAGGCGAAGGTTCCTGGAAGGGTGTTGTCTGGCCCCTGCCCAAGCCTCTCGTCAAGCGGATCGCCCTCGGCGCCGCGGTCGGGGTGGTCGGTGTCGCGGCGTTCGCCGGCATCCAGCAGCTCGGCGACGATCCCGCCGACCAGGCCGGGCCGAACGGCACGCCCAGCCCCGGCCAGACCTCCACGACCCCCGATGAAGCCTCCGAGGGTGTACGACGGGCCGTTGCCGGCGAGGCCGTGCTGCAGAAGATGGTCGACGCCGTCCGTGCCGAGAACCGCACCGAGTTCCTCGCCGCGATCGACCCGCAGGCCAAGAGCTTCGACGAGCAGGCCCGCACGATCTACACCAACCTCGGCAA
The Kribbella italica DNA segment above includes these coding regions:
- a CDS encoding Lrp/AsnC family transcriptional regulator, translated to MVTAIVFIKADVARIPEVAEQVAAIEGVSEVYSVTGGLDLIAMVRVAHHDDLATVIPDHVNRVPGVQSTETHIAFRTYSTHDLEAAFSLGQEDGL
- a CDS encoding DEDD exonuclease domain-containing protein; this encodes MSSPSPDPAAAPAPGPLAPIRGVQPSFDDLGTPLRDVTFCVVDLETTGGAPGDSGITEIGAVKVRAGELVGEFQTLVNPSEPIPPFIAVLTGITDVMVATSPRIGSALPAFLEFARGCVLVAHNAPFDVGFLKHDSQVHGYDWPDFPVVDTALLARRVLTPDEVPNCKLGTLAKLFRATTTPNHRALSDARATVDVLHGLFERVGSLGVQTLEDLQTFSARVAPAVRKKRHLAESLPHAPGVYLFTDDRGEVLYVGKSKDLRTRVRSYFTASETRTRIGEMIGIASGVRGIECGTSLEAEVRELRLIAEHKPRYNRRSKFPERQHWLKVTVEPFPRLSLVKQLKDDGAGYLGPFSSRKTAERAMAALHEAFPIRQCTPRMSRAPRMSPCVLAEMGRCVAPCDGRIDMDAYGAFVEGLRAALVTDPSPVIEALTRRIDVLSADERFEDAALHRDRLGAFVRSSAKMQRMAAVTSCPEICAARRTEDGGWELHVVRHGRLAAAGIAVRGTDPRKYLDMLRASAETVLPGIGPVATASPEEIELVLRWLDQPGIRLVEMNGTWTCPISGAGRHLRRLDPPRSEDHHHPSERRRRSMRPLGPARVGT
- a CDS encoding NYN domain-containing protein codes for the protein MTEAGTAAGSATTALPEPVRQRVVALAAQALGQLPATDIPAPLRRFASFAPAKRAKLSASVLGPILATDEHFRRLIAFEVRREHPELGDAIAEGVPVPAAEPVEAAALAYLLRPDDWEERVTAAAQVQPATPVVDDQVVSRLNDQLDQARTETRQVRERLREQVTELKSENVTLRRKLNEARQRITGLQSELEQRTIEATTADERVAAARAEVEREVRKLRARVTELEAVEHAARRTAGQEREMASTRTRLLLDTLVEAAGGLRRELALPPGGELRPADTVAGVEPSASPVGRTAPDDDPALFDELLALPQVHLIVDGYNVTKTVWPNSPLHSQRQRLVTALGALVAQRRVEVTVVFDGAELSGPVQLTPPRGVRVRFSPAGVIADEVIRQLVRAEPAGRPIVVVSSDREVAESIIQLGARALSAVSLIARIARP
- a CDS encoding NlpC/P60 family protein codes for the protein MSTGRINRTKGIALAAITSSAVVAGLLFFQGAADADPKPTLDQAKAQVAALQHKAEQAGESANDLRGQIKASNDRVKALQTGIKKQQAQVDAVKRQIGSLAVAGYQTSGMTTTAQLLLSTNPDQFLSQASTAQAYAGQQNSALRKFQAAQGKLADLQASEQTELAALQAVQAQQNGLKKQIQTNLDAAEKVLGKLSDAERERIQAENEKEADEAREQRTSRSGRMDDEDDDKELPNVPASGRAAAAVNYAMAQLGDPYVWGAEGPSSFDCSGLTMAAWSRAGVSLSHSSKAQINEGRRVSKSQLQPGDLVFFYSPISHVGMYIGNGRMVHASRPGKPVKTESINVMPYSGAVRPG